From Tripterygium wilfordii isolate XIE 37 chromosome 16, ASM1340144v1, whole genome shotgun sequence, one genomic window encodes:
- the LOC119981453 gene encoding shematrin-like protein 3 codes for MASESGGGISEVGDIDGDIGGGVVIIGGLLIGVIDGGVDIIGGLLIGVIAGGVEIIGGGEDIGVIAGGVEIIGGGEDIGGGVMVVVGGMDMVGGKSEAVGDIEGA; via the exons ATGGCTTCTGAGTCAGGTGGAGGCATATCGGAAGTCGGCGACATCGATGGTGACATTGGCGGTGGAGTGGTCATCATTGGAGGGCTGCTCATAG GTGTCATTGATGGTGGAGTGGACATCATTGGAGGACTGCTCATAGGGGTCATTGCTGGTGGAGTAGAGATCATTGGTGGGGGCGAAGACATTGGGGTCATTGCCGGTGGAGTAGAGATCATTGGTGGCGGTGAAGACATTGGAGGAGGTGTCATGGTAGTGGTTGGAGGCATGGACATGGTGGGTGGGAAGAGTGAAGCTGTTGGTGACATTGAAGGGGCTTGA